The Capsicum annuum cultivar UCD-10X-F1 chromosome 1, UCD10Xv1.1, whole genome shotgun sequence sequence caaaagtcctatgggGATGTTAGGTGTAATGACTTAGAGTTTGAAGTTAGGGACAGGGTGTTCcaaaaggtgtctcccatgaagggagtagtgcggtttggCAAGAATGGGAAACTTAGTCCTCAGTTTATTAGTCCTTATGGGATTTTACGGAGAGTGGGTAATACTGCTTATAAGTTGAAGTTGCCTgcaagtttgtgtttggttcatCA is a genomic window containing:
- the LOC107853272 gene encoding uncharacterized protein LOC107853272; translation: MEKDKVIRERHKAAKSRQKSYGDVRCNDLEFEVRDRVFQKVSPMKGVVRFGKNGKLSPQFISPYGILRRVGNTAYKLKLPASLCLVHQVFYVSLLRKCIRDPSFVVPLERLDISDSLSYEEIPVEIFDRKVR